TATTTGTCAAAGAATCTTTATATTGTTGTGTAGCATCTGCTAATTGCTTAAACAATGATTCATTTTCACCTCTAAATTGATCAACCTgaggaaacaaaaataaaataaaatattattaatggactcatatataataaatatttatatttctcTTGATACAGagctaaaatataaaaattatataataatcaAACATTAAATCAACCTATTTATCTTTCTTTCAtttcatgaaaatatacattcttaatttaaatgtatttttattttttttccaatggaataataataagattatataatttaaataccTGACTTTCAAGATCTGCTAAATGAgcttgttttcttcttcttgaacgCCGTGCCGACTCCCTATTAGAGGCTTGCCTgacaattattatataataattatatattgaatCGTTAATTGAACGATAATCTCTAAATGAGGagtctcaagttcaaaattttttatatttttttttatgtgaatttaTCGAACGAGTCTTACCTTCTTATACGTTTAATATCCAAGGGGTCCGTGCTTTCTTCGCATGGGTCCACATCACCCTCCAGGTCATCATCATCAGACTGGTAGGACCCACTAGTGGCCCCCATAGCTTTATTGTCTCTCATTTTGGGCATAATAATAGTTGGTGTTGGACTTCCTgctgaaaattaaattatataaattcatattcaagattttttctatcaataaatgaaataattaagtgGGTGATTTGATACGatgaaagtcatttttttaaaatatttttccaaattggtaatattaattactattcacttttttatatgaaatttttatccttaataaatatttttggtatatatacaaaaatgacTTCTTCgtaatttaattactttttaaaaataactttcgTCCTaccaaatataattttctttagagTGAATTAGTAAATATATACCACATATTGAAGATTGTGAATCCCCAGTTACAGAAATACTGGACTGCTTGGGAGTAATATTTGGAGACCAAAGGGGCCTTTCTGGCAATGCACAATTTGAGAAATCACTTAACATATCCTGTCattgcaaaataaataaataagtaagtatgcaaaaaaaataaaatagctggtaataaataaaaaaatagttctaCTAACTAGCAAAAATTATTGTTAGTATTTTcctttgaaaaaatataaaatataaaatataaaatgaaatgactAGGGGGAGTGACTTTGGAACGAAATTTTAACGTGTCTGGAGAATCTGTTAATAATTTAGGACCTTCAAATACTAGTATAATATctcttatttatatatttatgcaCATCTATATTCAGTTCGATATATAAAGATCTATTTTTGAaacataaatcaaaataatagtCCGTAAAGAAAAAATCGAACTATTCAGAGAAGCAGAAAATAAATCTTTGGTATTATTATcactacaatatttttaaaaaactattattGGTTATGTTGCATCATCAAGGAAGGTAtacttcaaaaaattaaaataaatgtgaCTTTTTAGAGCTTGAATAGCTATTTTACTACTCAGCTAAATATCATATCTTGTCTCTTCTATCTCTTGTAAAAGAATTAATCTAAATAGGTGTTCAAGCAATcgcttaaattttaaaaaaatagccGTATAATTTAGTATACCAattggaaaaaatataaataataaattcgaTCTAATATGGTACGTTATATATTCGAATCTGGTTACTATTGAGAACGTACTATTGAACTAAAAAATGGTAAAAGACTCGTGCGCCACTAAATCTTGTCAATTTCTTGGTTATATATATACCAGATCAGGAGCGGAGCCAGTTTATGACCggaaattcaaaaattactcCAAATTATAAACCCCACCCACCACCCTCGTCCTCCCAACACCCCCAATTAAAAAAGAAGATCTTCTAAAGATGTCCCTAGGGAACTACTCTCAAACTATGCTTTAAAAGTatattctatttatttaattattattttatactttgTGTGTGGTATGAAAGAGACATTggaatatataattattatctttttctttttttctgattaattttttttatcctgTCATTCTCAATCTatacctaattttttttatatattacaaAGAAGTAAGACAATTTCAAAAAGCACAAATTGTCAATAGAACCTAATCAAAGGCATAAATCAATCAACTCTCcactaaaaaaacaaaagtagaaaaggaaaaactaatttcttttgaaaaaaataataacttaaaaacgCACAAGATAAATTCTATTTCAGTATAATAGTTTTACAAATTACGTAAAAGAGATaaattgcattaaaaaaattttaTACGATAAAAAATCTCTATTCAAAAAATCATTTGTTCAACTAACACGACTAACGATACAATCACTTGTTTAAACTCAAGTTTTtgctatattatatatagtatgatTATATTCCTCTGAAAGTTACATAGCAAACCGACCATTCACAGTAACATGGAAATTCAGTATTTAATTAAACTCactttataatttatagtacttaaaaaaaaactctgaaatattattttgattacttaatttattcattaaaaaGTGAGATTCCAAACTATGTATAGTTAAGCACCATGAATATAGACTATAGTCATGAAAGGAATCAATTTGAAAACGtatcttcaaaataaaaagggactttaaaatatttgaaaatctattaattatgtaaaaaagaaaaaaagaatcttaTAATCTCCTTATTTGTACTatctattaattaaaatatcgtaattttaaataataattttacgagttcatattcagtgtaatttcaCAAATAAGACAATACAGAAGAGTAGAGTACacacaaactttatttttatctcATAAAGGTAGAGAGACAGAGTACAAAAGACAATCgactcaaataaatatatacaccAGTTCATATTCAACGACTTATAAAATTACTTCTAATTTGATTAAATCTTCCTTTCTCTATCTCAAACGTAATTAAAAGAGAAGAATTCACACAGTAACTACATGATTTGTCCTTAATTCCcatcttttaataaaaaataaaaaattaaacattatttctcctaaatattattttcctcaaaaaaaattctatatttttacactaaaaaaaaaaaaaacttatttaaaatatatgatttttttattgtcACTTATCACTTGTATATACTACCAATAATAAATAGTCACGTCCCAAATAAAGATTGGCCACCCTTTTGTATTTAATACTATTTGTAAACATTATAAAGTTGCTAGGAcatatcataatataataattacataaaaaataaattaaatcacCAATGGTACTTTATTTCACCCAATTAGATTCCAAAAATCTTTTTAGCATCTTTCTCTTTAAATATCAACCCACCCTCTTCATTTATTCTTCAACATTAAattcatctcttttttttttcttcatttcaattcaattcatttctcctctttattttattttttgtggttCTAATATATTGATTCTTTAACAACATATCAAAGAAATATTCTTTTCcaattgattttataattttccaAGTAATCTTTCAAACAAATATCTCAAAATCGAATATAACACGTTAAAGTACATTGATCGTATAAATTTCATTACATAACTAATAAAAAGacatgaaaggaaaataaacACACACTCCCTTATACAAAACACATATTCAAAAACCAACCAGGAGTTGTGTTGGTGGAAGATAACATATatctataaaattaattaaggtaTGCGTAAACTGACTTGAACAGTGTGATTATAAAGAGAATCATACAAGAAGTTCAAAAGAGGAAAAGTTTGCTAACCTGATTACTCATAGGAGCAATAGaacaaatatcatcaaaaagtTGAGCATGATGATGACCATTATTGTTGTTATGATCATgatgattaatattattgttattattattattgatattttgttgATGATCATTTCCTCCAAAAACATCACCAATTTTTGCATCTTCTCcataaaataatttgttatgATAAACAAGCTCTTCCAAAGCCAATAAAGATGGACTTTTCTTCATATCTCTACTAGGAAAATTAGCCATTTTCTTCtccatattatatttttttcttaaaaaaaatatatcaagaagATGCTTAACAAGGAAGTATTTTGGGAATAGGGGGGAAAGGAAGAAAGGGGGGAAAAAAATAGAAGCCAAGTGAATGATTATATAGCAAAAGGTAGAGAAGCCAAAGTAGCTAGGTTCCTCATGAAAGAAAAAGCCAAGAAACAAATAAAGTTGTTTTGTAGTATTAAATTACCTATATACCCTTGGAATAAGCtataattatcatattatttactccctccgtcccaatttatatgaacttttcagatttcgagattcaagtaagtctatctttgactgtaaattttttatacatcttttaaatattttgaattgtcaattattgtgacttatagtactttttacatagtttataaatatataaatttcgtttcaataaaattgaagattccACGCGTAAATTATTGATCAAACtgaaactgtttgactctcgaaaaaagaaaaatgtcacataaattgagatagagagagttttttttttcttatttaattttgttgagtaatatcatattattattattattgtaaattAAGAGATAGGGTTTTACTATTTGAGAAACATGATTCAAAGGCATAACTATAGCTTTGACGGATAATAAACTCAAATTAGTCATTgaattaaagaagaagaaaaaaatgcgTGAAAATAATTAACTCTAAACTTTGCGAGAATAATCAAACATATCGATCATTATATGgatttttctaatataaaatatcataaagtaaatttaaaattaagttttcaCTTTCGTCCACTCAAAAGTATATAGTTGTATACTCCTATACTTGATTTATAGATTTTTAAATGAATATTATTGCTAAAATTGATGTTCACATTTATGTCTAATTAAATTAAGAAAGTAAGttgttatgtatatatataaaaaaaaaagttatgtatATAATGTATGATTTATATGTGTGTTTTAAATTATCATGCATTAGTATATACACACTAATTGAGCATTGATTATAAgtgattaatatttttaaaaataaattcaagattttcttttattatgaaCTTTCTAGAGTTAAGGGTGGAGCCTAGAAGTTCGAATATAAATTTGGTCAAATTAATAGTTTTTATTCAAATAATGTACTTATATGAAATTCATTAAATACAAATTTATCAAATCCAATAGTTTTTACTCAATATATTAACAATTCTACACACATTTTAATGCGGAATTGGCCTAAGTT
This genomic stretch from Solanum stenotomum isolate F172 chromosome 10, ASM1918654v1, whole genome shotgun sequence harbors:
- the LOC125841647 gene encoding bZIP transcription factor RISBZ4 encodes the protein MEKKMANFPSRDMKKSPSLLALEELVYHNKLFYGEDAKIGDVFGGNDHQQNINNNNNNNINHHDHNNNNGHHHAQLFDDICSIAPMSNQDMLSDFSNCALPERPLWSPNITPKQSSISVTGDSQSSICAGSPTPTIIMPKMRDNKAMGATSGSYQSDDDDLEGDVDPCEESTDPLDIKRIRRQASNRESARRSRRRKQAHLADLESQVDQFRGENESLFKQLADATQQYKDSLTNNRVLKSNVEELRAKVKLAEVRAARGTVSSSLSHLFLNYLTPPQSLVTNNNNNNITMCRLDNVS